The window ACAGCCGTTTCTTCAAAAGCTTACGCCGCCGTTTCTTTCTCAACAATTTCCGGCATAGTCCCGCCGGAATACCGTACACCGCTAAAACTAGTAAATTCACCAACGATAACGGAAAACAACAGCACACGGCGGCGCACTCCGCCGTCGTTCCGCCGGCGAACTCCGCTAACCGATTCGATGAATTATTGTTTTGTAATAACGGCTGTGGTACCGCGTCGTCGATTGTATATTGCCGGATCACTATTTTTTGAACCGTCAtcttcatctatatatattatttatagatatatatgttttttctcTGGTGATCATATCAGAGAAATATAGAGACAGAATGTGTGTATCtaactatttaatttaatttatatttttattttatatttggtaTTGGAAGTACTTAATGTGTGAGAAGGAACAAAGAAACAAGGTAAGCGTTTGGAAGGACTTTGTGAGGGTATTTATGTCAAAAAAGAGAGTCCAAATTGGATGAGAAAAAGGACGAAAACCGTCTAGACTCTAGAGAAAGATACTATTAAAagtgtttttatataatatttttatattaattttttttattttacaataaagtGAATTACAAAGATACAAATTCGATTTGGATATAACGAGAATCGGATGGAAATGGAATCACTACAAAGAGAACAATTTGGCATGCAATTGGGTTGATTTGATTGGAGTTTGGTCTTGAATTGATTCGACCGAATATATACAATGGAAAATATGATTGAGAAAATAAGCggaatataaaaaagaaaaaaaaaacacacgaAGAAACAGAAAATTTTACTATTTAGCCAACTTTTTTGtgattttcaaagaaaatctAACAAATTTGCAATGCATATCTTGCGATTACGAAAATCACAAAGAGATTGTTTTGCGATTTTGATGAACATATTATGAAAAttggtaattaaaaaaatgaaatttatgttttttgggTGCTCATGTTATTTCTCTATGAGGTTTTGTTCTAAATCAAAATAGGTAAGTTAATTGATACTTTGTTAAATTGTTTAAAGATTTTTGTGAAGCTAGTACATtacaatgtaattttatttgtgtCATAGAATGCATATTCAAACTTTAAGATATGCATACTTCTCTTGTGAAAAAGATTTATAAGATGTTGATTCATACATTACAACCGTTACTCTATTAGCAAACATCATTCAAAGAATAGTGTAAACATAGCCACATAGGCTAAGGTAATGATTATggtatataatataatctacGTGATGTACAAATCTCTAATCCTAAAAAAGGCCGTTCAATAAACATACAATCATTATATATTACTTAATCTCATTCATTTGTTATTCATTAAGGAGACTTTTTAAGGAGCTTCATTCCATGTGTCAAAGGAATACCATGATAGGTTATTTcatattaatttcataatttgaTATGTTCTTTTATTTGACACATCGAAAGTTTATTCATTGTTATTCATTCAAAAGATTATATTATCTTTAGGtcataatgttcaaaaaaataaaataaaaaaatctttaggTCATGCCGAGTGGGGAGTCTACCCTACAATCAATCAACTGTTATTGTACATTTGTACCATCATCATCATAGTATTATATATTCAACTAATGATCTAGAAGTTAATTTATTCATGGAAACCGTTTTTGACAAACCTGCAGTATTTGCCAAAACAGAAACGTGGTTGGATAAACACCCTTTGaagatattttaatataataaagacaaataaaagaaaaaaaaaaccaatatcACCATATAAGGGGTCCTTTTTTTTAATCGTGGCTACTAAGTGGCTAGTGATCAAGGAAATATAGCAGCAATACGTTACGTtttatttcatttgtttttaaatatCTCATTTGTTCACAATTAACACCATCTACTAACTAacagattattatatatacatagctCATAGATAAGGTAGGTTATTAGCAGATAAACGATTCCAACATTCAAAAAGATGAAAATTGAGAATTATCATCTATTAcatcataaaacatttgttcCCTTCAATTTTTACAACTAAatagttataaatttataaccCAAAAAtaccattttcttttctatactagtttaaatatttccacttaagaaacctataatacctttaattataacatatatccctcaacttttaaaataactataacacACCCTTTTATATTAATCACTTTTATATTAATGCTCACACCGCTACCACTATCACTGCCGCCACCACAACCCATCACTGCCACCAGAGGCGAAGCCAAGATTTTGAGTTAAGGGGGCTTacattatataacataatattcgtaagaaaaatatataatacaaacaagcTAGTGAACAACATAGCAAAATGTTATtactagaaaaacaaaagtagCTAAAagataagtaaaaaaaaataaacattgatATCTTGATCTTGATAACTATAAAACAACTGAGTTactaaaaagcaaaacaaaaagaTAACAGAAATAACCATACAACttaataacatttttattagaatatgagtatatgacaattcgtaaaagagtaaaaataaatatataaaccatAGATACAGTTAAAGGAAATACATAATCATATGagcatatacatataacatatattagggaaaaaggaagaaaaaaaatacactataaaatagaaataaatagAGAAAATACATACTCAATAGTCAATAGGAAACACAAAAAACAATCAGTAAACTAAAAGTTTGTGAAGTATGAGACATTTTGTCTAGTGCTCTACTCGTCtgaatcataatattttaacaaaaaagaaaattgaatataAAAGATATGACTTTAAAGGGGacttgatataattttcatgaACATGTGCTATAAAGAACGAACTACAATTTGGGCCATTGGGGTGGCTAAGCACCCTTTGGTCCCTCCCCTCCCTCCGCCATTGACTGTCACCATCACCTGTTGCCATTGCCGCTACACCGTTGCATCGCGCAgatatttatttaatactttCAATATATTTTAGTAGAAGATTTATTAGGAAATAGTTGAAAGTGTGAAATCATAAGAGTATGTCCAACCATGACTATTTGCTAAATTAAATcgtcatgatttttttttctttttgttttttagctGGTGGTAGGAACAACGTCTATGAATATGATAATGTGGTCgtaaatttataatgtttttcTACGTAGAGTCCAACTGGGATACAAAGATTAGTTATTTGAGgacaaattataatatatattaaaaataaagtattgaaaatcgtgtaaagaatagtatatttttttattttcaatacataagtttcaatctttatatttttaatactaaactataatactttttagtaaactttttgttctatttattttaaccacaaaactttcgatctttacacttttagcactaaactataatattttttagtaattgtatactttttattctttttactttcaccacagaagtttcaatctttgtACTTATAGCACtaaattataatacttttattaaactttttaacgtgtaaagaataatatatttttttattttttttttattttcactacataagtttcaatctttacatttttagcactaaactataatactttttagtaaactttttgttctatttattttaaccacaaaactttcaatctttacacttttagcactaaactataatattttttagtaatagtatactttttattctttttactttcaccacaaaaatttcaatctttacacatttagcactaaactataataccttttagcgtgtaaagaatactatattttttatttcttttattttcaccacataagtttcaatctttatatttttaacactagactataatttttagtaaacttttggTTCTATTTTATTTCACCACAAaattttcaatctttacacttttagcactaaactataatattttttaataatagtatacttttattctttttactttcaccacagaagtttcaatttttacacttttagcactaaactataatacgttttagtaaatattttattctttttattttcaacacaaaactttcaatctttacacttttagcactaaactataatattttttagtaaactttgtattctttttattttcactacaatattttaactctttacacttttagcactaaactttcatagtttttaattttcttttcttttaaggTACGGGAAAGCGTGTAaaaaatagtatactttttattttgttttttattttcaccacaatagtttcactctttacacttttagaacaaaacttttataattcttaataataaactttttaatcattttattttcaccataatatCTTAAccccttacacttttaacactaaatttttctactttttgataatcttttattttaactacaatattttaacctcttacactttagcaacaaactttttaacacatatattaaaaagaaatgtatgggaaaacttgtaaagaataataaactttctattcattttattttcaccacaacattttaaccccttatatTTTTAGCaccaaatttttatactttctgaatttcttttattttcatcacaatatttaagtctcttacacttttagtacTAAACTTTCATGTgaacgactttcactttcatacaaaacttttacagttcattttttaactgacaaatgtcagtttttaataatttgaataatacgtattttcttcaaaaagtttatgacacattatctcttgaataatattttttattaaatcgttaataaatgtaatgtctTCCGGGCCAACGCCtaggtgacatatctcgttaaaacttaaaaaaagaagaaaaacgtCTCTCGAACATTTTTTGTCCGTATTTATAAAGTTTATCGTTTAGCAAAAAGGCTTAGACGGCCCAGATTTCTTAAACTTACTTTGTTACCATTATTTTGATTTGGATGTATCAAATAGGAAAATTACAATATTAAAACAGAACAATGTTTGTACCACCAAAATATGAGAAGAGCTAATGAAGAAATGAATAAATAGAGTTAGTTTAGTAAGTGCCATGCCATATTGTAGATTAATTGGTATGAAATACTTTTATTGAACAACTTTTTATATCCCATTACCACCATGCATGTGGATGAATAGACGAATAGTAATGGTTGTAGTACAAAATACATATCAAATTAGATGTAAATTGTACCATATAATAATGATGTTTTGCTTCTCTGGGTTCTCTAGCTCCATCTTATTC is drawn from Erigeron canadensis isolate Cc75 chromosome 9, C_canadensis_v1, whole genome shotgun sequence and contains these coding sequences:
- the LOC122583599 gene encoding uncharacterized protein LOC122583599, whose product is MTVQKIVIRQYTIDDAVPQPLLQNNNSSNRLAEFAGGTTAECAAVCCCFPLSLVNLLVLAVYGIPAGLCRKLLRKKRRRKLLKKRLLIGAGDDEDDLSRSSFGYEYEPVASTARFLVRPVEVRVCDDRDDDVIEKDDDVMVFENEMWERFYGTGFWRSGSRRVD